In Macaca nemestrina isolate mMacNem1 chromosome 10, mMacNem.hap1, whole genome shotgun sequence, the genomic window TCTGTAAATGTTGACTGAAAGAAGAAATCAGTAGATTACACAGAGAAACCTAATCACATAAATTCACATTAATTGAACTGTTAAAAAGGTCAAATAGCTCATTACTTCCAACTTTAGGAGTTAAGGATATGATACACATTGAAGTGggattatattctttttcttcaagttttttttttttgagatggagtctcactctgttgcccaggctggagtgcagtggcacaatctcagctcgctacaacctccacctccccggttcaagtgattttcctgcctcagcttcccaagtagctgggactacaggtgcacaccaccatgcctggctaatttttgtatttttagtagagacggggtttcactatgttggccagtctggtctcaaactcttgacctcgtgatccgcccgctgttgcctcccaaagtgctgggattacaggcatgagccactgcgcctggcccacttcAAGCTTTTTAAAACACCTTGCCTCTCTCACCCATATGCATTCTCTATCTTCACTTCCTAGTTTTCCACAACCTTTATACTTACATCAGTTAACTGCACCGAGCCATTAAAGCAGTTTcttaattttcctcttttttctgttATACTTCTGTGTTTTTCATGCCTATTGGCTTTTTTTTATCCTCCAAGAGACATGTTATCATCAGTCACTTTTTTAGTATAGTACATGAAGAGAGCAGAATTAAGTTTGAATAACAATATTTATTTGCTGGGTCACTTTTGGCAAATCACTTACCACTTTTGAATGttagtttcttcttttgtaaaaatgACTGTAACAGTACTTACCTTGTAGGATCCTctcacttaatttttctttctttctttctttcttttttttttgttgagacagagccttgctctgtcacccaggctggaatgcagtggtgtgatcacggctcactgccatctctgcctcccagattcaggcgattcttgtgcctcagcctcctgaatagctgagattacagatgtgcgccgccatgctcggctaattttttgtatttttagtagagatgggttttcaccatgttggccaggctagtcttgaactcctggccctcAGGCAAtgcacctacctcagcctcccgaagtgctgggattacaagcataagccactgtgccgggccctCTAACTTAATTTTCACAAGAATGGAcatgatgcctggcacataataaatgcttgaTAAATGGTAGTTTTCTTGTTGTCTGCATAATCTTTCTTGTTTACCAGAACCCACTTTATATTATAAGCAGGATTTATTCTCTAGGCTGACATTAAAGGACAAACTGGCCTTTTCAGAAAGCAGGAGGAATTTTTCCTTTGAGTGACTGATAAGATTAAAGAGAATAATTGACTTTAATTCACCTAGTGTAAGCTGTTCGTTCCCGGACTTTCACTGACCAGACTTCTAGACTATAAGAAGGAAAATTGGGGTTGAGAAGAAACTTAttaggccgagtgtggtggctcacgcttgtaatcccaggactttgggaggccgaggcgcacggatcacttgaggtcaatagttccagaccagcctggccaagatggcgaaaccccgtctctacaaaaatacaaaaaaattagccaggcgtggtggcgcccgcccatagtcccagctgcttgggaagctgaggcaggagaatcgccagaacccgggaggcggaggttgtagtgagctgagatcatgccactgctctccagcctgggcgacagagcacgactccgtctcaaaacaaaacaaaaaaacttacaaaTGCTTAGAAAACAgtctggacgcggtggctcactcctgtaattccagcactttgggaggccaaggcgggcggattacctgaagtcaggaatttgagaccagcctggcccacatggtggaaccccatctttgctaaaaatacaaaagaaattagctgggcatggtggcccgggcctgtaatctcagctacttgggaggctgaggcaacagaatcgcttgaacccaggaggcggaggttgcagtgagccaagatcgcgctagcgcactccagcctgggtggaagagtgagactctattacacacacacacacacacacacacaaataaataaatggttagaAAACACTTCCAACctgtaaaactttttaaaaaatattagtcaCTACCCTCTTCCCTTAGCTAAATCAGTATTAACCTCTATAATGTGTTTCAGTGTAATGAAAGAATAATGGACTTTGAAGTTAGGCATTATTACTGTGTTTTCCTTTCCATcatttagagagagagaggtatGATAGGCTTTTCATGCCTACTTCACATAGCTACTATAAGGACATAATAAAATGTACACGTGGAATCTTACTGTGAATCATCATAatgattttttattaatatatatgaagTTTTATTACTAAGGTAAATGAAAATTTGTGAGGTGAGTTTAAAGTATTGTCAGAGGACCAGCAAAATCAAGAGTTCTTTAGATTAGGTCTTGGAGTAGGAAAGGAATTAAGTCTCAAGGCTGAGGGAATCTGCTGCCACGAATATCCATTTACTTAcagaatttattaaatattggGCACTAGATACACAAGATAAATAAGGAACTCATCCatgaaaaacacatttaataGGCTTgttcctaattctttttttttagagacagggtctcaccctgtcgctcagactggagtgcagtggggcgatcatggctcactgcaacctcaaattcttgggctcaagcagtcctcctgccttggcctcccaaagtgctggtgttataggtgtgagccaccgtgcctggctgttcCTAATATTTTTAATAGCCCATTTACATTAGCTTTTGGTGGCATGATTATAATAAGTAATGACTCATTAAAAAAGTATAATAGATGAGGAACTTTAGAGCTCTGTAATCTGGATCAGATTTAGGTACTTGAGAGTCTTTGAGGGCAGGGAATCAAGAGCGAAGAGAATGGGAAGGATTTATTTTACAGATCCTGTTCAAAACCTGTGCtaattttcactttcattttcttcctttcagctTTTTACGTCTCATCTTGTTAAACTCATTCTTGTTCATATATACCTTATTGTTGCTTTTCTAGCCCTTAAGTATTAGTCATTGGTTTCCTAAAAGAGGAATTATTAATAACTTTTACTTTGCTAATCTCTTTTCCATACTCCTGGCAAAACAAATCACAGATACAATGTTTTGTAAAATTCATCATAAATAATCTTAGTTGTTGTTCAAGTTGATGataacacattttataaatttctaaTGTTTTCATGGATGTTTGTATCTCCAGCCCAGATGTCTTTCTTGAACTCATCTCATATATTTTATTGCCTACTCTACATCTCTTGAAAATCTATGAGACATCTCAAACTCAGCATATTTAAAACTGAATCCCTGATCCTTCTTCCTAGACATGTTCCACCTCATCTCAATAACTGGAAACTCCTTTGCTCAGGCTAAACACCTTGGAGTTGTCCTTGACTTCTCTTTGTGTCCTCTATCCCATATCTAATCCATGAGAAAATCCTGCTGCTTGTACCCTAAATATATTCAGAATCTAGCCACTTCTGCTACCATTGTGACTTTTCTAGATTACTGCAGTAGTCTCTTAGCTAATCCCACTGCTTCAGTCCTCTTATCCCTACAGCTTTTCTCCAGACAGCAGATGTAGTAATCTTTTTAGAATATAAGGGAGATCATGTCACACCTCTGCTTAAAATTTGTAGTAGCTCTTTTTTCACTCAGAGTGAAAGCTAAAGTTGTTCCTATGGCCCACAAGGCCCTGCATGATCTGGCCCTCTGTTACCTCTCCTACCTTGTCTCTTACTCTGTTCTAACCACAATGGCTTCCTTGCTGTCTCTCAAACATGCCAGGCATGGCCCCACCTCAGCACCTTTGGGCTAGCTGTTCCCTATGTCTAGAATGCTTTTCCCCCTAGATATCTGTATGGGTAACTCACTTGCTTCACATTTTAGTTCACATTTCACCTTAATGAGACCTACCCCAACCACCCTCTTGAATGCTACAACCGGTTCATTCTCCCACTGTCTTTTCAATCTTCCTAATTTGCCTCTACATGTTCTTTTTACCTTAGAACTTACCACTTTCTAAGATACTAATTAtgctgtttattttgtttcttttttattttctatcttctatTAAAATGTAAGCCTCATGAGGGTAGGAATCTTTGTTTTGGTTGCTGTTGTATCCCAAGCATCTAGAACAGTGGTGCCTCTGTCTTAATAAGTATTgtataaatattgattgaattcAGTGAAAGATAGTATATTTAGTGATTTGGGAGGGCTCCTATTATCTAGGATATTTAATTTAGTAGACTTTGTTGTTATCTGATTAGTAAAGCATTGTTATCTAGTATACCATCTATAGTATGAAAATAGCATTGTTatgagaaattttatttatttatttatatgagacCAAGTCttgttgtgtcacccaggctggagtgcagcggcataatctcggctcaccgcaacttccacctcccaggttcagttggttctgcctcagcctcccgagggattacaggtgcacaccaccatacccagctaatttttgtatttttagaagatggggtttcaccatgttggccaggctggtctcaaactcctgacttaagtgatccatccaccttggcctcccaaagtgctgggattacaaacttgagccaccacgctcagccagaattttattttttattgcttttattcgTGCTTTTACATCTTTTTAATGATGCTTATTGGACTCCAAAGTCCTCAAGTAGTAGCATTGTCTTTTACTTGCTTTGGACTATATGTAACATGAGGCATCTAAATATATCATGAATTATTCTTGTTGATTAATAGGTAGAAAGAATAGGTAATCCAGGACAGGGAAATAGAAATACAGTAAAAGATTCTGGGTAGGCTTTAGTAaattaaggacatgttcctgagccttcctcttttcctctcctaGGGCATCTGACTGGAAATTAGACCAGCCGGATTGGACTGGTCGCCTCCGAATCACTTCAAAAGGGAAGATTGCCTATATCAAACTCGAGGATAAAGTTTCAGGTAATCTTCACTAGTGACCCTCTAACATTAAGGATATTAATTTGGTGTTCTTTTATAAGTACCTTCAATTTGGGGACTGGAATGGAAATACTTGTTAATTGGAGTTCTAGATTTTGGCTTCCTTTGCTCAAAAAAGTCTTTCTCTTATCTGTCAGGGGAGCTTTTTGCTCAGGCTCCAGTAGAACAATATCCTGGTATTGCTgtggagacagtgacagattCCAGCCGCTACTTTGTAATCCGGATCCAGGATGGTACTGGTAAGAGAACTGGGATTGTGAATGGAATGAAGTTAGGAAAACAGGTGAATGCACGGCCATGAAAAGTGTGTCCAAttgcatttatatttctttggtttacttcatttttttcttccctttctctaaaGTTACTATAGTTGCTAAAGGAAAAGTATTAACGTGTTATTTGTAATAGATATGAGCACAAGTTCAAGATGTGGTAATTCATATGTAGACTTAAATAAATCAAAACGCCACATCTAACAAAAGAATTAACACattttgcactttgggaggccaaggcgggtggatcacttgaggtcaggagttcaaggccagcctgaccaatatgatgaaaccccacctctactaaaaatacagaaatggccgggcgcggtggctcaagcctgtaatcccagcactttgggaggccgagacgggcggatcacaaggtcaggagatcgagaccatcctggctaacacggtgaaaccccgtctctactaaaaaatacaaaaacctagctgggcgaggtgtcgggcgtctgtagtcccagctacttgggaggctgaggcaagagaatggcgtgaacccgggaggcggagcttgcagtgagctgagatccggccactgcactccagtctgggcgacaaagcgagactctgtctcaacaacaacaaaaaaaaaaaaaaaaaaaaaaaacagaaattagctgggcgtggtggtgcgtgcctgtaatcttagctactcgggaggctgagacaggagaatcgcttgaatccgggaagcagaggtttcagtgagctgagatcatgccattgcactccagcctgggcgacaagagcgaaattccatctcaaaaaaaaaagaagaatgaacacTTTTTGCCCGTTTATTGTTTGTGGTAGTTTTTGGTGGGGCAAAACTTGAATCATATTATGTGTGGGGCAGTTATTCTCACTCTTTTCTCCATGGTCTATAACAAAGATTGGCAAAcagacaaataataaatattttaggttttgcaggtCAAATggcctctgttgcaactactcagttTTGCTGTTGCAGTGTGAAAgcactgtaaaaataaataaacacgtTGATATTGACTATGTTCCAATGAAACTTTTTCTGGAAAACCAAGCTATGGCAGGATAAAGCATGTGGACTCTATGTAGTTTATCAACTCTTGGTCTGTGAGAAGATGTTTCACAGTCAGACTTTGTCTAGTTAGGGTGACTGTTATATTTTCATTGGGCAGAATTTGCCATAGAGCagcagtcctcaacctttttggcaccagggacccattttgtggaagacagttttccaCAGACCGGCAttaggggatggtttcaggatgattcaagtacaTCATGtttattgtacactttatttctattattacattgtaatgtaTAATGAAATAAGTATACAACTCactataatgtagaatcagtgggaaccttgagcttgttttcctgccaCTAGACGGGGGTAAGGGGAGACCCCCATCTAGGGGTGATGGGAgatagtgacagatcatcaggcaacAGATTCTCATAGGGAGCAcataacctagatccctcacatgtgcagttcacagtagggttcacaCCCCTCTGAGAATCtgatgctgccactgatctgacaggaggcagagctcaggtggtaatgcaagcaacggggagtggctgtaaatacaatGGAGCTTTGCTCTCTTGTGTGcaactcacctcctgctgtatggcctggtttctaacaggccacggactggtCCCAGGGGCTGGGGACTCTTGCCATAGAAGATACTTCCTATTCGAGTCTTCCTACCTTTTCACAGGGCGCAGTGCTTTCATTGGCATTGGCTTCACAGATCGGGGAGATGCCTTCGACTTTAACGTCTCCTTGCAGGATCACTTCAAGTGAGTGAAACTTGTCCTTAGTTCCCCGGTTGAATGCTTATAGGCATGCTGCTTCTCACATGAATGGGCAGTGTCTCTTTTCCTCctggtttctttatttcttaaactgTTTCATCATGATTATAAATCTCCCCATTCGCTTTTGTTTCCTTCGGTCATCTTTGCATCTATTCTATGTTTCCTTTCCTTATAGCCTGCAGTATGTTTTAGATCCCTTGTGCAGTAGTCTGAAATGATGCTCTGTCGAATTTGCCCcgtcttttatctttttttttttaaacttttaattaaaaagtaaactttaatgtcGAAAATACAAACTTGGGGAAGGCAGAAAGGTGACACACAAGGCTGTCACTTCACACTTGGAAGGTTGCACAGCAGCTGGGCAGaggtgctcctcacttcccagatggGGCGGCAGTTGGGCAGAGGCGCTTCTCACATCCCAGACGGGGCGGCAGTTGGGCAGAGGTGCTTGTCACTTCCCAGATGGGGCGGCGGtcgggcagaggcgctcctcacttcccagacagtgGGCAACTGGACAGAGGCGCTCCTCACATCCCAGACGGGGCGGTGGCTGGGCAGAGGTGTTCCTCACTTTCCAGACAGGAATTTGCCCCGTCTTTTAGGTGGTAGAGGGAGGTCTACAGTAACAACAGGGCTTTATGTGGGGAGTTGTGTGCCACTCTTGTTACCTTATGTAGCTGACGTGTTTTGTGACTTTTGCAGTATTTCTTTAGCCTGCTTGATTTTGTTGCCGCTGTGGTTGACAGCACTATGCACAGTCAGCTTCCTACCTCAAGAGCAAGCATATCCTTTTCTGCCTCAGGACTCTTTGAAGTTGTAGAAGGCTAAGAGCAAGGTTTAACTTGGAAAGATTAAGAAACTAACACCCCCTCAGGAGCAGCCCCCAACTGTGGGGAATGGGAATTGGTGGCTAAATGCCATCCTTTTGGAAGGGGCAAGTCTGATATGTATTCTGTGAGATTTCTCAGAGGGCCCCCAATGGGATTAAACTccagttgttttctttcttggcttttttttctcactcttttttatcTCTCACTGTGCTTTCTGGAATCCCATTTCATAAAAGTAAATACACCCAAATTTGTATGTCAGACTCTGCTTTCAGGAAATCTCAAACTAAGATAACTTGCTCTGTTCCCAAAGGTGGGTAAAGCAGGAATCTGAGATTTCCAAGGAATCTCAAGAAATGGACGCTCGTCCTAAGTTGGATCTGGGCTTCAAGGAAGGACAAACCATCAAGTTGAGTATCGGGGTGAGTATGGTTttgaaaaattttgttttcctgtgcTTCCGTAAGCCTATCACATCTTTCTCttgctctcctttttttcttttgtagaacaTTACAACCAAGAAAGGAGGTGCTTCTAAGCCCAGGACTGCAAGGGGTGGGGGCCTGAGCTTACTCCCACCCCCGCCAGGAGGCAAAGTCACTATTCCCCCACCGTCCTCCTCAGTCGCCATCAGCAATCATGTCACCCCACCACCCATTCCGAAATCTAACCATGGAGGCAGTGATGCAGGTAAATCTGATACTTCTAATTTTGAGAAATCCaatcttatattttaattaagtaaCACCTGTTTGTCAAGGAGAGTTAATGTTTTTGCTATGAAATAGCTCATGATACTGACAAGGTGATTCTGGCAGCTTCTAGCAAGGAATCAAAGCTTTTCTGGTAAATTAAGAGTCGTAGTATCTCGTAGGTTCTTTGGCAGAAAATATGTGcttattaaaaagacaatttcCTTCACTTTTTTCTTGGTTAGATGTTTATAAGCTTTTGAGTCAGATGGACCAAGATTTTGGTCATGGCTCTGCTACTTTATATTTGAATGTGCTTGGTAAACATTACTTCAGTTTTTTaagtctcaatttccttatctacaAACTAGAGATGTAAAACCACCCCTGCAGGGaccttggctcacgcctgtaatccagcactttgggaggctgagatgggtggattgcttgagcttaggagtttgagatcagcctgggcaacatgacgaaaccccatctctgcaaaaaaatacaaacattagttggatgtggtggtgcacgcctgtagaaccagctatttgggaggctgaggtgggaggatggcttgagcctgggaggttgcagtgaaccattattgcgccactgtattccagcctgggtgacagagtgagaccttgtctcataaaaaacaaacaaacaaacaaacataaataaataaataaatagatagatagatagatagataaaataaaaaaaattaccatccCAATGTCGTGAGGGGCTAAATGATTTGACAGCACCTAGCATAGCACTTGGAACATGGTAGCCATTTAGTAAATGTTATTTCTTAAACCTTCCCATTTCTTCACAAGAACAAATGGGAGAAAAGGAGATTTGTCCatacattttcattctttttttctgtctggtaggagaaagaataaatataGTTACATCTTCTCATTTGAAAAGTGAGAGCATTGgaactgagaaaagaaattttctaAGATTAGGGAACTATGTCTTAGAATCTGAGAATTTTAACTTAATGTATTGGACAATGCAGATAATTTGTTGAATTGATTACTAAGGCTAAGCtttctctttctggaattttTGAGGTGAAAATGTTACAGCCTGCTTCTTTTGGTAGGTGTTGCCAGAAGGCACTGGGGATAgtatctaagatttttttttaattaaattattattttgagataattgtagattaacatgcagttgtaagaaataatatgaaGAGATCCTGTTTACCCTTTTCCCAGTTTCGCTCAATTGGTAATATTTTGTGAAACTATTGTCAATTATCACAAATCAAAAATTGACATTATACCACTTTCTCATCTTACTGAGCTTAAACCATTTTACATGTTC contains:
- the LOC105499867 gene encoding adaptin ear-binding coat-associated protein 1; protein product: MAAELEYESVLCVKPDVSVYRIPPRASNRGYRASDWKLDQPDWTGRLRITSKGKIAYIKLEDKVSGELFAQAPVEQYPGIAVETVTDSSRYFVIRIQDGTGRSAFIGIGFTDRGDAFDFNVSLQDHFKWVKQESEISKESQEMDARPKLDLGFKEGQTIKLSIGNITTKKGGASKPRTARGGGLSLLPPPPGGKVTIPPPSSSVAISNHVTPPPIPKSNHGGSDADILLDLDSPAPVTTPAPTPVSAGNDLWGDFSTASSSVPNQAPQPSNWVQF